The following proteins are encoded in a genomic region of Liolophura sinensis isolate JHLJ2023 chromosome 7, CUHK_Ljap_v2, whole genome shotgun sequence:
- the LOC135471681 gene encoding uncharacterized protein LOC135471681 produces the protein MSSREKLSFHSQMGQVFSAMWRFYLGVTSLIWVFPWQVESHFDPALRQLAIEVHTVRPTSVDLSWTTVHANASELRNSAQCEVIIWTSIIDGREVLENYNLQNHLIHIKYLEEKTQYALFLSCRVNGTALHSNVVDFVTGSQTLLPTSSTSSSNSINGNRGDDASLEEPLRKELSYTGDEPEDARSNKPDSPTIYKNKLNAFSNVLDATLGIIFAVFGGVVALVTGCYVYKGWQRRQRFHRFTRHRDSSDQFDIIQQNISEVF, from the exons ATGTCTTCAAGGGAGAAGTTATCATTCCATTCTCAAATGGGACAAGTGTTCTCAGCTATGTGGCGGTTTTATTTGG GTGTGACAAGCCTCATTTGGGTATTTCCTTGGCAAGTGGAATCTCATTTTGATCCAGCTCTCAGACAGCTAGCAATTGAAGTTCACACAGTGCGGCCCACCTCTGTAGATCTCAGCTGGACCACTGTGCATGCAAATGCATCAGAGCTGCGAAACTCCGCCCAGTGTGAGGTCATCATCTGGACATCCATCATTGATGGACGTGAAGTCTTGGAAAACTATAATCTTCAAAATCATCTCATTCATATCAAATATTTAGAAGAGAAAACACAGTATGCATTGTTCCTAAGTTGCCGTGTGAATGGGACAGCCTTGCACAGCAATGTGGTGGATTTTGTAACAG GAAGCCAAACCCTCCTGCCTACATCTTCCACATCTTCATCCAACTCCATCAATGGCAACCGTGGTGATGATGCTTCTCTGGAAGAGCCCCTCCGAAAGGAGCTGAGTTACACCGGGGACGAACCAGAGGATGCCCGCAGCAACAAACCAGACAGCCCTACCATCTACAAAAATAAACTCAACGCCTTCTCCAACGTCCTTGATGCCACATTGGGCATCATCTTTGCTGTGTTTGGTGGTGTCGTGGCCTTGGTCACTGGGTGCTATGTGTATAAGGGATGGCAACGAAGACAGAGATTCCATAGGTTTACAAG GCATAGAGACAGCTCTGATCAGTTTGACATCATCCAACAGAACATTTCTGAAGTTTTCTGA